The proteins below are encoded in one region of Flavobacterium sp. IMCC34852:
- a CDS encoding UDP-glycosyltransferase encodes MQNKKIFILLPDGVGLRNFSFTNFHKIGLQKGIDITFWNNTLFDLSELGFKEIRFQNAKAHPMTDLLKMAQTRIELNLNIKRSKDTIYNYYRFPFSYSNVKSTLKSLYKEGLILFNNSEKGLERIKKSIAKQERKTKLYFDSLETLKKENPDFVFCTNQRTMLAVAPILAAQDLGIPTATFIFSWDNLPKATKIVETDYYFVWSEHMKDELLYYYPHVKESQIRVTGTPQFETHTEKELLVSKEAFFNEHHLDLNKKYLCFSGDDVTTSPNDPTYLSDTAAAVVRLNEKGHNLGIIFRRCPVDFSNRFDAVLEQYKDVITSIIPKWEKKGEAWHDISPTKADLALQMNTIAHTEMVINLGSSMVFDYVSFNKPCGYINYEVPNAQYPKWSVKNIYQFIHFRSMPSKDSVFWINHPNEIEDCITKTLDNKAENVIANAKQWFEKITQHPPQSASERIWTAIEEICTK; translated from the coding sequence GGATTGAGAAATTTTTCTTTTACAAATTTTCATAAAATTGGTTTACAAAAAGGAATCGATATCACTTTTTGGAACAATACCCTTTTTGATTTAAGTGAGTTGGGCTTCAAAGAAATACGTTTCCAAAATGCCAAAGCGCATCCGATGACCGATTTATTGAAGATGGCCCAAACCCGAATAGAATTAAATTTAAATATCAAGAGATCTAAAGATACCATCTACAATTATTATCGATTTCCGTTTTCTTATTCCAATGTGAAATCAACTCTGAAAAGCCTTTACAAAGAAGGGTTGATTCTTTTTAATAATTCTGAAAAAGGATTAGAACGCATCAAAAAAAGCATCGCCAAGCAAGAGCGAAAAACCAAACTCTACTTTGACAGCTTGGAAACCTTAAAAAAGGAAAATCCGGATTTTGTTTTTTGTACTAATCAAAGAACCATGTTGGCCGTAGCACCGATACTGGCCGCTCAGGATTTAGGAATTCCAACCGCCACGTTTATTTTCTCTTGGGATAATTTGCCCAAAGCCACCAAGATTGTCGAAACCGATTACTATTTTGTTTGGAGCGAACACATGAAAGACGAATTATTGTATTACTATCCGCATGTCAAAGAAAGCCAAATCAGGGTGACCGGAACGCCACAGTTTGAAACCCACACCGAAAAAGAATTATTGGTTTCCAAAGAAGCTTTTTTCAACGAGCACCATTTAGATTTAAATAAAAAATATCTATGTTTTTCGGGAGATGATGTAACGACTTCTCCTAATGATCCAACTTATTTGTCAGATACCGCTGCCGCAGTAGTAAGACTTAATGAAAAAGGACACAATTTGGGCATCATTTTCAGAAGATGTCCCGTTGATTTTTCGAACCGTTTTGATGCTGTGTTAGAGCAATACAAAGACGTTATCACAAGCATTATCCCAAAATGGGAGAAAAAAGGGGAAGCTTGGCACGACATTTCGCCTACCAAAGCCGATTTGGCGTTGCAAATGAATACCATTGCTCATACGGAAATGGTGATTAACTTAGGTTCTTCTATGGTGTTTGATTACGTTTCTTTTAACAAACCTTGTGGTTATATTAATTATGAAGTGCCCAATGCACAATATCCTAAATGGTCGGTGAAAAATATTTATCAGTTCATCCACTTCAGGTCGATGCCGAGTAAAGATTCGGTTTTTTGGATTAACCATCCTAATGAAATTGAGGATTGCATAACAAAGACATTAGATAACAAAGCTGAAAACGTGATTGCTAACGCCAAACAATGGTTTGAAAAAATTACCCAACATCCGCCGCAATCCGCTTCGGAAAGAATTTGGACGGCAATAGAGGAAATCTGTACAAAATAA
- a CDS encoding serine O-acetyltransferase translates to MANEYILSDYKRCGIHKITIGVLFDVFILRPNPGLKYMTIFRLVQHYRRRNRLLFYFYFLWLRRLRVKYGFDISYRTQIGKGFYIGHFGNVVIHGDSVIGENCNISQGITIGVSNYGKKMGVPTIGNEVFIGPNAGVFGKITIGNKVTIGANSVVTDDIPDGKTVLPAAAIIIDKDLSDYYIQSKIN, encoded by the coding sequence ATGGCAAACGAATATATTTTATCTGATTATAAGCGCTGTGGTATTCACAAAATTACCATCGGTGTTTTGTTTGACGTTTTTATCCTAAGACCCAATCCCGGATTGAAATACATGACGATTTTTCGTTTGGTACAACATTACCGAAGACGCAACCGACTGTTGTTTTACTTTTACTTTTTGTGGCTCAGACGATTGAGGGTTAAGTATGGATTTGATATTTCGTATCGAACACAAATAGGCAAAGGATTTTATATCGGTCATTTCGGGAACGTAGTGATTCATGGAGATAGCGTGATTGGTGAGAACTGCAATATTTCTCAAGGCATTACCATCGGTGTTAGTAATTATGGAAAAAAAATGGGAGTGCCAACTATAGGAAACGAAGTTTTTATCGGACCTAATGCCGGAGTTTTTGGCAAAATTACGATCGGAAACAAAGTCACCATTGGTGCCAACTCTGTAGTTACTGACGATATTCCTGACGGTAAAACTGTGCTTCCTGCTGCGGCGATTATCATCGACAAAGATTTGTCTGACTATTATATTCAAAGTAAAATTAACTAA
- a CDS encoding class I SAM-dependent DNA methyltransferase, giving the protein MSYQSLLPLIQKTGSILSPEQFQERINIVFHDFEAQHYDAMHTDMWGSLQEQINLLVGDLLAQKNIESKTLSLLDIGCGTGLSTQILLNSKLGPHIGQVTLLDTSPNMLKFAEAKAKTWGKPYKTVNGYLASLTEKFDVIIISSVLHHIPDLETFLSQVDNALPSGGILIHLQDPNGDAINETEYLSRRNRYEKALEALPKNKKLTDFIPKKLLKSIKRFLGRKDYIDLINDQLLAEKTIKRRMTADEIWSVTDIHVETKTDSVNKGISLKFLKNQLQNFELIKMRSYGFFGYLKSDLIESYQAEETQLIAENQTNGRNISCIWMKK; this is encoded by the coding sequence ATGTCCTACCAATCTTTATTGCCTTTGATACAAAAAACCGGAAGCATACTGTCGCCGGAGCAATTCCAAGAAAGAATCAATATCGTGTTTCACGATTTTGAAGCGCAACACTATGACGCGATGCACACCGATATGTGGGGCAGTTTACAAGAACAGATTAATTTATTGGTCGGCGATTTATTGGCCCAAAAAAATATAGAAAGCAAAACACTCAGCTTGCTCGACATTGGTTGCGGTACAGGTTTGAGTACACAAATTTTACTCAACTCAAAGCTCGGACCACACATTGGTCAAGTGACTTTACTCGATACTTCGCCCAACATGTTAAAGTTTGCCGAAGCCAAAGCCAAGACTTGGGGCAAACCCTATAAAACGGTCAATGGTTATTTGGCATCACTTACCGAAAAATTTGATGTGATTATCATCAGTTCGGTGTTGCACCACATTCCTGATTTAGAGACTTTCTTGAGTCAAGTCGACAACGCATTGCCTTCGGGTGGAATTTTAATTCATTTGCAAGATCCAAATGGAGATGCTATCAATGAAACCGAGTATTTAAGTAGAAGAAATCGTTATGAAAAAGCCCTCGAAGCTTTGCCGAAAAATAAAAAACTAACCGATTTTATTCCGAAGAAATTATTGAAATCCATCAAGCGATTTTTGGGTCGAAAAGATTATATCGACTTAATCAATGACCAATTATTGGCAGAGAAAACCATCAAAAGACGAATGACTGCAGATGAGATTTGGTCGGTTACCGATATCCATGTGGAAACCAAAACCGATTCGGTGAACAAAGGCATTTCGCTGAAATTTTTGAAAAATCAATTGCAAAACTTTGAATTGATAAAAATGCGTTCCTATGGCTTTTTCGGTTACTTAAAAAGTGATTTAATCGAGAGTTATCAGGCAGAAGAAACCCAATTGATTGCCGAGAATCAAACCAATGGTCGAAATATATCCTGTATTTGGATGAAAAAATAG